One region of Brassica napus cultivar Da-Ae chromosome A10, Da-Ae, whole genome shotgun sequence genomic DNA includes:
- the LOC106371793 gene encoding dolichyl-diphosphooligosaccharide--protein glycosyltransferase subunit STT3A has translation MATLESPPPGTSSSAMRNAFGTVLSALILLLIGVLAFSIRLFSVIKYESVIHEFDPYFNYRVTQFLSKNGIYEFWNWFDDRTWYPLGRVIGGTVYPGLTLTAGTIWWALNAINIPLSVETVCVFTAPVFSAFASWATYLLTKEVKGSGAGLAAAALLAMVPSYISRSVAGSYDNEAVAIFALIFTFYLYIKTLNTGSLFYATLNAIAYFYMVCSWGGYTFIINLIPMHVLLCIVTGRYSPRLYIAYAPLVVLGTLLAALVPVVGFNAVLTSEHFASFLVFIIIHVVALVYYIKGILSPKMFKVAVTLVVSIGLVVCLIVVAVLVALVASSPTGGWSGRSLSLLDPTYASKYIPIIASVSEHQPPTWPSYFMDINVLAFLVPAGIIACFSPLSDASSFVVLYIVMSVYFSGVMVRLMLVLAPAACIMSGIALSQAFDVFTASIKYQLGRSANSKDDAEDNTSTNNAPKDDSSSGKTDKGEEVAKERSSKKGKKKEREPADKPSVKSKIAKKRALVLPLEASIVALLLLIMLGAFYVIHCVWAAAEAYSAPSIVLTSQSRDGLHVFDDFRESYAWLSHNTDVDDKVASWWDYGYQTTAMANRTVIVDNNTWNNTHIATVGTAMSSPEKAAWEIFNSLDVKYVLVVFGGLIGYPSDDINKFLWMVRIGGGVFPHIKEADYLRDGNYRIDSEATPTMLNCLMYKLSYYRFVETDGKGYDRVRRTEIGKKNFKLTHFEEVFTSHHWMVRIYKLKPQKNRIRGRAKKLKLKTSSGLDSKAAKKNPWI, from the exons ATGGCGACTCTAGAGAGTCCACCTCCCGGAACGTCGTCGTCTGCGATGAGGAATGCTTTCGGGACCGTTCTCTCAGCTCTGATCCTCCTCCTCATTGGTGTCCTCGCTTTCTCGATCCGACTCTTCTCT GTGATAAAGTATGAAAGTGTGATTCATGAATTTGATCCTTACTTCAATTACAGAGTCACTCAG TTCTTATCGAAGAATGGAATATACGAGTTCTGGAATTGGTTTGATGATCGGACCTG gtaTCCTCTTGGCCGTGTTATTGGAGGAACTGTTTACCCTGGTTTAACATTGACTGCTGGAACCATCTGGTG GGCCTTGAATGCAATAAACATTCCTCTGTCAGTAGAGACTGTTTGTGTCTTCACTGCACCTGTATTTTCAGCTTTCGCATCCTGGGCGACTTACCTTTTGACCAAG GAAGTTAAGGGCTCCGGTGCAGGACTAGCAGCTGCTGCTCTTTTGGCCATG GTTCCCTCATATATATCCCGATCTGTTGCTGGAAGCTACGACAATGAAGCTGTTGCTATATTTGCTTTGATCTTCACTTTCTATCTTTACATAAAG ACACTAAATACAGGTTCCCTGTTTTATGCTACACTGAATGCCATTGCATACTTCTACATG GTATGTTCTTGGGGAGGTTACACCTTCATTATCAATCTGATACCAATGCATGTGCTTCTGTGCATTGTAACTGGCCGATACTCTCCTCGACTGTACATTGCCTATGCTCCTTTG GTTGTGCTGGGTACGCTGTTAGCTGCCTTGGTACCTGTTGTTGGCTTCAATGCGGTTTTGACATCTGAACATTTTGCCTCATTTTTG GTTTTCATCATCATCCACGTAGTAGCACTCGTATACTATATCAAAGGCATTCTTTCTCCCAAAATGTTCAAAGTTGCTGTGACACTTGTTGTGTCCATCGGCCT GGTTGTGTGTCTCATAGTTGTGGCAGTTCTTGTGGCACTGGTAGCTTCAAGTCCAACAGGAGGATGGAGTGGTAGGAGTTTGAGTCTACTTGATCC AACTTATGCAAGCAAGTATATTCCAATTATTGCAAGTGTCAGTGAGCATCAACCTCCAACTTGGCCGTCCTATTTCATGGACATCAATGTTTTGGCTTTCTTGGTCCCTGCTGGCATCATT GCGTGCTTTTCGCCTCTATCTGATGCGAGCTCTTTCGTGGTCCTGTATATTGTGATGTCCGTATACTTCTCCGGAGTTATG GTTCGTCTTATGCTTGTGCTTGCTCCAGCAGCATGCATCATGTCTGGAATTGCGCTCTCTCAAGCTTTTGATGTTTTCACGGCTTCCATCAAATACCAGTTAGGTCGATCGGCTAATTCCAAAGATGAT GCAGAGGACAACACTTCTACTAACAATGCCCCAAAAGATGATTCATCTTCTGGCAAGACTGACAAGGGTGAAGAAGTTGCAAAAGAACGGTCGTCAAAGAAAggcaagaagaaagagagagaaccTGCTGACAAACCTTCTGTTAAGTCCAAGATTGCGAAGAAAAGGGCTCTTGTTTTGCCTCTTGAAGCCTCTATAGTTGCGCTTCTTCTCCTTATAATGTTGGGTGCTTTCTATGTG attcaTTGTGTTTGGGCAGCTGCAGAAGCATACTCAGCTCCATCAATAGTTTTGACATCTCAATCGCGTGATGGCCTACACgtctttgatgattttagagagtCTTACGCATGGTTAAGCCATAATACTGACGTGGATGACAAA GTGGCATCATGGTGGGACTATGGTTATCAGACGACAGCTATGGCTAACAGAACTGTTATTGTTGACAACAACACCTGGAACAATACTCACATTGCAACTGTTGGCACTGCAATGTCATCTCCAGAAAAGGCGGCGTGGGAAATCTTCAACTCCTTGGATGTGAAATACGTTCTTGTCGTCTTTGGTG GTCTTATTGGCTACCCAAGTGATGATATTAACAAGTTTCTGTGGATGGTTCGTATTGGAGGCGGCGTCTTTCCTCATATAAAGGAAGCTGATTATCTg AGAGATGGCAATTACCGGATTGATTCTGAGGCCACGCCAACAATGTTGAACTGCCTTATGTACAAGCTATCTTACTACAG GTTTGTAGAGACGGATGGCAAAGGTTATGATCGGGTCAGGCGGACGGAGATCGGGAAGAAAAATTTCAAGCTCACACATTTCGAAGAG GTTTTCACGAGTCACCATTGGATGGTTCGTATATACAAGCTGAAACCTCAGAAGAACAGGATTCGTGGTAGAGCAAAGAAACTGAAACTG AAAACAAGCTCTGGATTGGACTCGAAAGCAGCGAAGAAGAATCCGTGGATCTAG
- the LOC106371794 gene encoding protein phosphatase 1 regulatory inhibitor subunit PPP1R7 homolog, with amino-acid sequence MSSEKEEQPSMEIDDSDNVLDLTSCQLHTLDAIELPPTLIELDLTANRLSELDSRIAQLSALKKLSLRQNLIDDSAVEPLSRWDALSDLEELILRDNKLAKVPDTAIFSKLLVFDVSFNEITSLQGLSKASSTLKELYVSKNEVNKIMEIEHLHDLQILELGSNRLRVMENMENFTKLDELWLGRNRIKVVNLCGLTCIKKISLQSNRLTSMKGFEDCVALEELYLSHNGISKMEGLSALVNLRVLDVSNNKLTSVDDIQTLTKLEDLWLNDNQIESLEAITEAVTGSKEKLTTIYLENNPCAKSADYVAVLRQIFPNVEQIDSNLFA; translated from the exons ATGAGCAGTGAAAAGGAAGAGCAACCATCAATGGAGATCGACGATTCGGACAATGTTCTCGATCTCACTAGCTGCCAGCTCCACACTCTCGATGCGATCGAGTTACCACCGACTCTAATTGAGCTGGACCTTACGGCGAACCGTTTATCAGAATTAGACTCGAGGATCGCTCAGCTCTCTGCGCTCAAGAAGCTTTCTCTTCGCCAGAACCTAATCGACGATTCCGCCGTCGAGCCTTTGTCTCGCTGGGACGCCTTATCCGATCTCGAG GAGCTGATTCTCAGAGACAACAAGCTAGCAAAGGTTCCAGATACTGCCATATTCTCAAAGCTTTTGGTTTTCGACGTATCTTTCAATGAGATCACTTCGCTGCAAGGGTTATCAAAGGCCTCTAGCACGCTCAAGGAGCTCTACGTGTCTAAGAACGAAGTTAACAAGATTATGGAGATTGAACACTTGCACGACTTGCAGATTCTTGAACTCGGTTCTAATAGATTACGG GTGATGGAGAATATGGAGAACTTCACTAAATTAGATGAACTGTGGCTTGGAAGAAACCGTATCAAAGTTGTGAACCTGTGTGGGCTCACATGTATTAAAAAGATTAGCTTGCAGAGTAATCGATTGACTTCTATGAAAGGATTTGAG GACTGTGTAGCTCTTGAAGAGTTATATTTGAGCCATAATGGTATCTCGAAAATGGAAGGCTTGAGTGCTTTGGTTAACCTGCGGGTATTGGACGTCTCGAACAACAAGCTCACATCCGTTGATGATATTCAGACCCTCACAAA GTTGGAAGATTTATGGCTTAATGACAACCAGATAGAATCACTTGAAGCTATCACAGAAGCTGTTACAGGCTCAAAGGAGAAACTCACCACTATCTACCTTGAAAATAACCCTTGT GCCAAGTCTGCTGATTACGTTGCTGTGCTGAGACAAATCTTCCCAAATGTGGAGCAAATAGATTCTAACTTATTTGCTTGA
- the LOC106371795 gene encoding probable glycosyltransferase At3g07620: MEIRSELRKLSRSGKPTWAVLVAILALTHILLLLSYGRYLLPDGRRLKLPNEHNALLTPSQNGLLRNTLAVNVSAAPTGLLETNGSGLRNETEDDEGFVDIVDFESFEDVNDSVIVKEVAGSNASDNLFPSEKIVMQNVSLQSQKNSGGSAIAAPVLENSSLIVTKKVSKKKKKMRCDLPPKTVTPIDEMNRILTRHRRSSRAMRPRWSSRRDEEMLAARKEIENAPLVTIDRELYPPIFRNVSMFKRSYELMERLLKVYVYKEGSRPIFHTPILKGLYASEGWFMKLMEGNKRYTVKDPRRAHLYYMPFSARMLEYTLYVRNSHNRTNLRQFLKEYTEHISSKYPFFNRTGGADHFLVACHDWAPYETRHHMEHCIKALCNADVTAGFKIGRDISLPETYVRAAKNPLRDLGGKPPSQRRILAFYAGSMHGYLRTILLQHWKDKDPDMRIYGRMPLGVASKMNYIDQMKSSKYCLCPKGYEVNSPRVVESIFYECVPVIISDNFVPPFFEVLDWSAFSVIVAEKDIPRLKEILMSIPEEKYVKMQMAVRKAQRHFLWHAKPERYDLFHMVLHSIWYNRVFQVKRR; the protein is encoded by the exons ATGGAGATTAGATCTGAGCTCCGAAAACTTTCCCGAAGTGGAAAGCCGACATGGGCTGTTCTGGTTGCGATTCTGGCTCTTACTCATATCTTGCTGCTACTTTCATACGGAAGATATCTGTTGCCTGATGGCAGAAGACTCAAACTGCCCAACGAGCACAATGCGTTGCTGACTCCATCGCAAAACGGTCTTCTCAGGAACACACTTGCGGTTAACGTCTCTGCGGCTCCTACAGGGTTGTTGGAGACTAATGGCTCTGGTCTACGGAATGAGACAGAGGATGATGAAGGGTTTGTTGACATTGTTGATTTTGAGAGCTTTGAAGATGTGAATGATAGTGTCATCGTCAAAGAAGTGGCTGGAAGCAATGCAAGTGACAATCTTTTTCCTTCAGAGAAAATTGTGATGCAAAATGTGTCTTTGCAAAGTCAGAAGAACTCTGGAGGCTCCGCCATAGCTGCTCCTGTTTTGGAAAATAGTTCCTTGATTGTTACTAAGAAAgtgagtaagaagaagaagaagatgcggtGTGATCTTCCACCAAAAACTGTGACCCCAATAGATGAGATGAATCGGATTTTAACAAGGCACCGTAGATCCTCACGCGCAATG CGACCGCGTTGGTCTTCTAGGAGAGATGAGGAGATGCTGGCTGCAAGAAAGGAGATAGAGAATGCTCCTCTTGTAACAATTGATCGAGAACTCTACCCTCCAATATTCCGTAATGTTTCCATGTTTAAGAG GAGTTACGAACTTATGGAACGGCTACTCAAAGTTTATGTATATAAGGAAGGAAGCCGTCCCATTTTCCATACTCCAATACTCAAGGGATTGTATGCATCAGAGGGATGGTTCATGAAGTTGATGGAAGGAAACAAGCGTTACACTGTAAAGGACCCAAGAAGAGCTCACTTGTACTATATGCCATTTAGTGCACGGATGCTAGAATACACTCTGTACGTGCGTAACTCTCACAACCGAACCAACTTACGCCAGTTTCTTAAGGAATACACTGAGCACATCAGTTCCAAGTACCCTTTCTTCAACAGAACCGGTGGAGCTGATCATTTTCTTGTCGCCTGTCATGATTGG GCACCATATGAGACGAGGCACCACATGGAGCATTGCATTAAAGCTCTATGCAATGCAGACGTAACCGCAGGCTTCAAGATTGGAAGAGACATCTCACTCCCTGAAACATATGTCCGAGCAGCCAAAAACCCGCTTCGTGATTTAGGTGGAAAACCTCCCTCTCAGAGGCGGATCCTTGCTTTCTACGCCGGAAGCATGCACGGTTACTTGCGCACCATTCTACTACAGCACTGGAAAGACAAAGACCCGGACATGAGAATCTACGGTCGAATGCCACTCGGGGTGGCGAGCAAGATGAACTACATAGACCAGATGAAAAGCAGCAAGTACTGCCTTTGTCCTAAAGGGTACGAGGTGAACAGCCCGAGGGTGGTTGAGTCTATTTTCTACGAGTGTGTCCCTGTGATTATATCAGACAACTTTGTGCCGCCTTTCTTTGAGGTTCTTGATTGGAGTGCCTTCTCGGTCATTGTTGCGGAGAAAGACATCCCGAGGTTGAAAGAAATTTTGATGTCTATACCGGAAGAGAAGTACGTAAAGATGCAAATGGCGGTGAGGAAGGCGCAAAGGCATTTTCTGTGGCATGCTAAACCGGAGAGATATGATCTGTTTCATATGGTGTTGCATTCTATTTGGTATAACAGAGTGTTCCAAGTAAAACGTAGATGA
- the LOC106370461 gene encoding transcription repressor OFP8 — MEKRMRLRVPRIVRSSLSSCRPRDLHDVVDTSAVASQTTSSDRFFLTEPKAKTPRVDRHKPKPNTFSAFPPNPFYEGSRSFRDSKKNIKTRRKQRSSQFGSDSLIASRFKSSGSWCWSCSEDEEEESDDRDTLFSSRSFSSESSKGESFAVVKKSEDPYEDFRTSMVEMIVERQIFAAAELQKLLQCFLSLNSLQHHSVIVQVFLEIYATLFSP; from the coding sequence ATGGAGAAAAGAATGAGGCTCAGGGTTCCAAGAATAGTCCGGTCATCTCTAAGCTCTTGCCGACCACGAGACCTACACGACGTGGTCGACACTTCTGCTGTTGCTAGCCAAACAACATCTTCCGACAGATTCTTCCTTACCGAACCTAAAGCCAAGACTCCACGCGTGGACCGTCACAAACCTAAGCCTAACACGTTCTCTGCGTTCCCACCAAACCCTTTCTACGAAGGAAGCCGTTCGTTCAGAGACTCAAAGAAGAACATCAAGACAAGGAGGAAGCAAAGATCATCTCAGTTCGGTTCTGATTCTCTCATCGCCTCTCGTTTTAAGTCAAGTGGGTCGTGGTGCTGGTCTTGCAGcgaggacgaagaagaagagagtgatgATAGAGATACACTCTTTTCTTCTAGAAGCTTCTCCTCGGAATCTTCCAAGGGAGAGAGTTTTGCGGTGGTGAAGAAGTCAGAGGATCCTTATGAGGATTTTAGGACGTCGATGGTGGAAATGATTGTTGAGAGACAGATATTTGCAGCGGCTGAGCTACAAAAGCTTCTTCagtgttttctttctttaaactCTCTTCAACACCACAGTGTCATTGTTCAAGTGTTTTTGGAAATTTATGCCACTTTGTTCTCTCCCTAA
- the LOC106370462 gene encoding protein NRT1/ PTR FAMILY 7.1, which produces MAAMDPRNNGYVAPLNDKERDEDIEVGEVVEVQDNQSVASLKSNDSDLKKKTNDGDTKEKGGWTNALILLGNQGLATLAFFGVGVNLVLFLTRVMGQGNAEAANNVSKWTGTVYMFSLVGAFLSDSYWGRYLTCTIFQIIFVLGVSLLSFTSWFFLIKPKGCGDGNFTCDPPSSLGVGIFYLSVYLVAFGYGGHQPTLATFGADQFGDNDKTSKAAFFSYFYFALNVGSLFSNTILVYFEDKGLWTLGFLVSLGAAIIALAAFLGPTKRYRYVKPCGNPLPRVAQVFVATARKWSVVRPENHQELYEVEGPESAIKGSRKIFHSSKFLFLDRAAVITDDDRSGTRNNAWRLCSVTQVEEAKCVMKMLPIWLCTIIYSVIFTQMASLFVEQGDVMNASIGKFHIPAASMSVFDICSVLISTGIYRHVIFPYVRPTELMRMGIGLIIGIMAMVAAGLTEIQRLRRIVPGQAESELTILWQIPQYVLVGASEVFMYVGQLEFFNGQSPDGLKNLGSSLCMASMALGNYVSSMMVNIVMAITARGKSHGWIPEDLNEGHMDRFYFLIAILAAIDFVFYLVFAKWYQPISHDEDSIKGTGVKRKAISELDQV; this is translated from the exons ATGGCCGCTATGGATCCGAGAAATAATGGTTACGTTGCTCCGCTAAAT GATAAGGAGAGAGATGAAGATATTGAAGTTGGTGAGGTGGTAGAGGTTCAAGATAACCAAAGTGTGGCATCTCTCAAGTCCAACGATTCTGACCTTAAGAAGAAGACTAATGATGGTGATACAAAGGAGAAAGGTGGCTGGACTAACGCACTCATTTTGCTAG GAAACCAAGGACTAGCGACATTGGCCTTCTTTGGTGTGGGAGTTAACCTGGTTCTGTTCCTAACGCGTGTTATGGGACAAGGCAATGCAGAAGCTGCAAACAACGTAAGCAAGTGGACAGGAACAGTATACATGTTTTCACTTGTGGGTGCATTTCTCAGCGACTCTTATTGGGGTCGTTATTTGACATGCACTATCTTCCAAATCATCTTCGTCCTTGGTGTGAGCCTCCTCTCTTTCACTTCTTGGTTTTTCTTGATCAAACCTAAAGGTTGTGGCGATGGAAACTTTACATGCGACCCTCCCTCTTCCCTCGGCGTTGGCATCTTTTATTTATCCGTTTATCTAGTAGCCTTTGGATACGGAGGTCACCAGCCAACGTTGGCTACTTTCGGTGCAGACcagtttggtgataatgatAAAACCTCCAAAGCTGCGTTTTTCAGCTACTTTTACTTTGCACTCAACGTTGGATCTCTCTTTTCAAACACAATCCTTGTTTACTTTGAGGATAAAGGGTTGTGGACTTTAGGGTTTTTGGTGTCACTAGGCGCTGCCATTATCGCATTGGCAGCCTTTCTCGGCCCTACAAAACGTTATCGTTACGTCAAGCCCTGTGGGAATCCGTTGCCACGCGTGGCGCAGGTGTTCGTGGCTACTGCTCGGAAGTGGAGTGTTGTTAGGCCTGAAAACCACCAGGAGTTGTATGAAGTCGAAGGTCCTGAATCTGCCATTAAAGGAAGTAGAAAGATATTTCACAGTTCCAAGTTTCTCTTCTTGGATAGAGCAGCAGTTATAACAGATGATGACAG GAGCGGGACAAGGAACAACGCATGGAGGTTATGCAGTGTAACACAAGTAGAAGAAGCAAAATGTGTGATGAAGATGCTCCCTATATGGCTATGCACTATAATCTACTCAGTGATCTTCACACAAATGGCATCATTGTTCGTTGAGCAAGGTGACGTGATGAATGCATCCATCGGCAAATTCCACATCCCCGCGGCGAGCATGTCAGTCTTCGACATATGCAGCGTCCTAATATCAACAGGAATCTACCGCCACGTTATATTCCCATACGTGAGACCCACGGAACTTATGCGGATGGGTATAGGTCTAATCATAGGGATAATGGCAATGGTGGCCGCAGGATTAACAGAGATCCAACGGCTTAGACGTATCGTCCCTGGTCAAGCGGAGAGTGAGCTCACCATTCTATGGCAAATTCCACAGTATGTTCTTGTGGGAGCGAGTGAGGTGTTCATGTACGTTGGACAGTTAGAGTTCTTCAACGGACAGTCACCAGATGGTTTAAAGAACTTAGGAAGCTCGTTGTGCATGGCTTCGATGGCGTTAGGTAACTATGTGAGTAGTATGATGGTGAATATTGTTATGGCTATAACCGCGAGAGGGAAGAGCCATGGGTGGATACCTGAGGATCTAAATGAAGGTCATATGGATCGGTTTTATTTTCTGATTGCGATATTAGCTGCTATTGATTTCGTGTTTTATTTGGTGTTTGCTAAGTGGTACCAACCCATAAGCCATGATGAAGATAGCATCAAGGGAACTGGTGTGAAGAGGAAGGCTATCTCAGAGTTAGACCaagtttaa
- the LOC106371797 gene encoding outer envelope protein 80, chloroplastic, giving the protein MHGHDEDVHLSSSSIRINPSPHDNSLLSNLQSCSKTLSSHLSNTRLSLTRMLDSLKNRHASPRLTQTRPVRRHNSPTQMLNSVTQLMIGSKSPLLSLSLIQSTQSIWSDPGAERLSSPLLCCASLSLNRPSESTQTVEGKDVIQQQQQVQKGHSSASRNAEERVLISEVLVRTKDGEELERKDLEVEALAALKACRANSALTVREVQEDVHRIIESGYFCSCTPVAVDTRDGIRLMFQVEPNQEFRGLVCENANVLPSKFIQEAFQDGFGKVINIKRLEEAITSINGWYMERGLFGIVSDVDTLSGGIVRLQVAEAEVNNISIRFLDRKTGEPTKGKTRVETILRQLTTKKGQVYSMLQGKRDVDTVLAMGIMEDVSIIPQPAGDSGKVDLIMNCVERPSGGFSAGGGISSGITSGPLSGLIGSFAYSHRNIFGRNQKLNVSLERGQIDSIFRINYTDPWIEGDDKRTSRSIMVQNSRTPGNLVHGNQPDNGSLTIGRVTAGIEYSRPFRPKWSGTAGLIFQHAGARDEQGNPIIKDFYSSPLTASGKTHDETLLAKFESIYTGSGEHGSTMFAFNMEQGLPVLPEWLFFNRVNARTRKGVHIGPASFLFSLSGGHVVGNFSPHEAFAIGGTNSVRGYEEGAVGSGRSYVVGSGEVSFPMRGPVEGVLFTDYGTDLGSGNTVPGDPAGARLKPGSGYGYGFGVRVDSPLGPLRLEYAFNDKHNGRFHFGVGQRT; this is encoded by the exons ATGCATGGCCACGACGAAGATGTCCACCTCTCCTCATCTTCCATCAGAATCAATCCCTCTCCTCACGACAATTCTCTCCTCTCCAATCTCCAATCCTGCTCCAAAACCTTATCCTCTCACCTCTCCAACACTCGTCTCTCGCTCACTCGAATGCTCGACTCGCTCAAGAACCGCCACGCCTCTCCACGGTTAACCCAGACCCGACCCGTTCGTCGCCACAATTCACCGACTCAGATGCTCAATTCAGTCACACAGCTCATGATTGGCAGCAAGTCTCCGCTACTCTCACTCTCCCTTATACAATCAACCCAATCGATTTGGTCGGACCCAGGAGCTGAGAGACTAAGCTCGCCGCTGCTTTGCTGCGCATCTCTGTCTCTAAACAGGCCTAGCGAATCGACTCAGACTGTGGAGGGGAAGGATGTGatacagcagcagcagcaggttCAGAAGGGTCACTCATCGGCTAGTCGAAACGCGGAGGAGCGAGTTCTGATAAGCGAGGTGTTGGTGAGAACCAAGGATGGAGAGGAGCTCGAGAGGAAGGACTTGGAAGTGGAGGCGTTGGCTGCTTTGAAGGCTTGCCGAGCCAATTCAGCGCTGACTGTTCGAGAGGTGCAGGAGGATGTGCATAGGATTATAGAGAGTGGGTACTTTTGCTCTTGTACTCCTGTTGCTGTTGATACACGCGACGGGATACGTTTGATGTTTCAG GTAGAACCAAACCAAGAGTTTCGTGGGTTAGTCTGTGAAAACGCGAATGTTCTTCCTTCGAAGTTCATACAGGAAGCTTTCCAAGATGGATTTG GGAAAGTGATTAATATCAAGAGACTGGAGGAAGCTATCACATCCATCAATGGCTGGTACATGGAGCGTGGTCTTTTCGGAATT GTTTCTGATGTTGATACACTTTCCGGAGGTATAGTAAGGCTTCAAGTTGCTGAAGCAGAGGTTAACAACATATCTATCCGATTCCTTGATCGTAAGAC TGGCGAGCCAACTAAAGGGAAGACAAGGGTGGAGACAATACTACGGCAGCTTACAACAAAGAAGGGACAG GTGTATAGCATGCTTCAAGGGAAGAGGGATGTAGACACTGTGCTAGCCATGGGAATCATGGAAGATGTTAGTATTATTCCTCAACCTGCAGGTG ATAGTGGGAAGGTTGATTTGATCATGAACTGTGTCGAGCGTCCCAGTGGAGGCTTCTCTGCTGGTGGTGGGATATCTAGTGG AATCACGAGTGGCCCCCTATCAGGACTAATTGGAAG CTTCGCTTATTCCCACCGTAATATATTTGGAAGAAACCAAAAGCTTAACGTTTCCCTAGAGAGGGGTCAAATTGACTCTATATTTCGTATAAACTACACTGATCCATGGATTGAAGGAGACGACAAGAGGACATCCAGATCTATTATGGTTCAG AATTCGAGAACTCCAGGGAATCTCGTTCACGGCAATCAACCAGACAATGGTAGTCTGACCATTGGTCGGGTTACAGCAGGTATTGAGTACAGTCGGCCATTCAGGCCAAAGTGGAGTGGTACTGCTGGACTTATATTTCAG CATGCTGGTGCTCGTGATGAACAAGGGAACCCTATCATTAAGGACTTCTACAGTAGCCCTCTAACCGCAAG TGGTAAGACCCATGACGAGACCTTGCTAGCTAAATTCGAAAGCATTTATACTGGCTCAGGTGAACATGGATCAACAATG TTTGCGTTTAACATGGAACAAGGGCTTCCTGTTTTACCCGAATGGTTATTTTTCAATAGAGTGAATGCTCGTACCAGGAAAGGCGTACACATTGGACCAGCTAGTTTTCTATTTAG TCTGTCAGGCGGACATGTGGTGGGAAACTTCTCACCTCATGAAGCATTCGCCATTGGTGGAACAAACAGCGTAAGAGGTTACGAAGAGGGCGCTGTAGGATCTGGTCGATCATATGTAGTTGGTTCAGGGGAGGTCTCTTTCCCAATG AGAGGACCGGTCGAGGGCGTCCTTTTTACAGATTATGGTACTGATCTGGGATCAGGAAATACTGTCCCAG GTGATCCTGCGGGGGCTAGGCTGAAGCCTGGAAGTGGTTACGGGTATGGTTTTGGGGTGCGTGTTGATTCCCCGTTGGGGCCTCTACGCCTTGAGTATGCCTTCAACGATAAGCACAATGGAAGGTTTCACTTTGGTGTTGGCCAACGGACCTAA